The Bos indicus x Bos taurus breed Angus x Brahman F1 hybrid chromosome 15, Bos_hybrid_MaternalHap_v2.0, whole genome shotgun sequence genome includes a window with the following:
- the LOC113906010 gene encoding olfactory receptor 5G3-like has translation MEDQNQTAVTEFLFLGLTDHLYQQIVLFFILLFFYLATLGGNLGMITLIWIDPRLHTPMYFFLSHLSFVDLCSSSSIAPKMLCDIFVKKRSIPFMGCAAQMFFFGLFVATECFLLASMAYDLYTAICKPLLYTLIMSQRVCVQLVIGPYAVALISTKTHTSLTFCLPFCGPNVINHFFCDISPLLSLACADTWINKLVLFTLAGAIGVLSGLIIMISYVCILVAILRIQTANGRRKAFSTCSSHLAVVSILGGTLFFNYVRPSSCSSLDINKVISLFYTMMIPMLNPLIYSLRNKDVKTAFSMKFERKNCLVAR, from the coding sequence ATGGAAGATCAGAATCAGACAGCAGTgactgaatttcttttcttgggcctCACAGATCATCTCTATCAGCAGATtgttctctttttcattcttctttttttctatcttgCCACTCTGGGTGGTAACTTGGGGATGATCACTCTCATATGGATTGATCCCAGACTCCACACTCCTATGTACTTTTTTCTTAGCCACTTGTCCTTTGTAGACTTGTGTTCCTCTTCTTCCATTGCCCCCAAGATGCTGTGTGATATCTTTGTAAAGAAAAGAAGCATCCCTTTCATGGGTTGTGCTGCACAGATGTTTTTCTTTGGTCTTTTTGTGGCCACTGAATGTTTCCTGCTGGCTTCCATGGCCTATGATCTATATACAGCCATCTGTAAGCCCTTGTTGTACACACTCATTATGTCCCAGAGGGTCTGTGTGCAGCTGGTTATAGGCCCTTATGCTGTGGCTCTTATAAGCACCAAGACTCATACAAGTCTCACCTTTTGCTTACCCTTCTGTGGTCCAAATGTTATCAATCACTTTTTCTGTGATATTTCACCACTGCTTTCCCTTGCGTGTGCAGACACCTGGATCAATAAGTTGGTGCTTTTCACCTTGGCTGGAGCAATAGGAGTGCTCAGTGGCCTGATCATCATGATCTCCTATGTTTGCATCTTGGTGGCCATCCTGAGGATCCAGACTGCCAATGGGAGGAGGAAAGCTTTCTCTACTTGTTCTTCCCACCTGGCAGTTGTCTCCATCCTAGGTGGAACTCTTTTCTTCAATTATGTTCGACCTAGCTCATGTTCCTCCCTAGATATCAATAAAGTGATTTCCCTCTTTTACACCATGATGATCCCCATGTTGAACCCCCTCATCTACAGCTTGAGGAACAAAGATGTGAAAACTGCATTCAGTATGAAATTTGAAAGGAAGAATTGCTTAGTAGCTAGGTAA